The proteins below come from a single Oligoflexus sp. genomic window:
- a CDS encoding TRM11 family SAM-dependent methyltransferase → MQTEGRGSWMQADGRGPRTDGRGPRTDDRGPRMQGQPPRAPKVPKMQTTTLWDFPSQHYGEEMQGDADYIGATPSYVIWNLLHRYTKPGAVVIDPFCGSGTTLDVCKDLDRRGIGFDISPSRPDIQKADARHIPLDDASADFVFIDPPYSTHVKYSGDQQCIGELDARGGGYYEAMEEVIADIYRVLKPGAYFALYVSDSQAKNKAFCPIGFELFLRMTRLFEPVDIVCVTRHNKSLKRNHWHTSAIEGNYFLRGFNYLFVVRKRPVESADTHKHEEAGMLSKLFEAAAKASPGEVVTPEKFGHLLDNEKDKLQEHLSKKQQKKLNRAARAPQRAEADAPRTSSAGAIKPVQHPVRKKKFQGGPRKGPR, encoded by the coding sequence ATGCAGACGGAGGGCCGGGGATCCTGGATGCAGGCCGATGGTCGTGGGCCGCGGACGGATGGTCGTGGGCCGCGGACGGACGATCGTGGGCCGCGGATGCAGGGCCAGCCCCCAAGGGCGCCGAAGGTTCCCAAGATGCAGACCACCACGCTGTGGGATTTTCCGTCCCAGCACTACGGTGAAGAGATGCAGGGCGATGCGGACTATATTGGAGCCACGCCGTCCTATGTGATCTGGAACCTTCTGCACCGTTATACCAAGCCGGGTGCTGTGGTGATCGATCCCTTCTGCGGCAGCGGCACGACGCTGGATGTCTGCAAGGATCTGGACCGCCGTGGGATTGGTTTTGATATTTCTCCGTCGCGTCCGGATATCCAGAAGGCCGATGCGCGGCATATTCCGCTGGATGATGCGAGCGCGGACTTTGTGTTTATTGATCCTCCTTATTCCACGCATGTGAAATATTCCGGGGATCAGCAGTGCATAGGCGAACTCGATGCGCGGGGCGGCGGGTATTACGAGGCGATGGAGGAAGTGATCGCCGATATCTATCGCGTGCTGAAGCCGGGCGCTTACTTCGCGCTTTATGTTTCGGATTCCCAGGCGAAGAACAAGGCCTTCTGTCCGATTGGATTTGAGCTTTTCCTGCGGATGACGCGGCTTTTTGAGCCCGTGGATATCGTTTGTGTGACGAGGCATAATAAATCGCTGAAGCGGAATCACTGGCATACGTCGGCGATTGAAGGGAATTACTTCCTGCGTGGGTTTAATTATCTTTTCGTCGTGCGCAAGCGTCCGGTGGAAAGCGCAGACACGCATAAGCATGAAGAAGCGGGGATGCTGTCGAAGCTTTTCGAGGCGGCTGCGAAGGCCAGCCCGGGTGAAGTCGTGACGCCGGAGAAATTCGGGCATCTTCTGGATAACGAGAAGGACAAGCTGCAGGAGCATCTGAGCAAAAAGCAGCAGAAAAAGCTTAACCGCGCCGCACGTGCACCGCAGAGGGCGGAAGCGGATGCGCCGCGGACGAGTTCAGCGGGGGCTATCAAGCCGGTGCAGCATCCTGTCAGGAAAAAGAAATTCCAGGGTGGGCCTCGCAAAGGTCCGCGCTGA
- a CDS encoding GNAT family N-acetyltransferase, which yields MDIKVLLNGPVPFDQLSEMYSIVGWNRDGSRTAPALQKMLEKTSHYATAFEGSRLIGFGRVISDDIFLFQLTDVMVRPEFRKRGIGLQILKQLLDALPPNANTIRMIDGFISSSVWEKLGYHTVPAERVMYAVLEKDDPKVKKSS from the coding sequence ATGGATATCAAAGTCCTATTGAACGGACCGGTTCCTTTCGATCAATTATCAGAAATGTATAGCATTGTCGGCTGGAACCGGGATGGCAGTCGCACGGCTCCTGCTTTGCAGAAGATGCTGGAGAAGACTTCGCATTACGCAACAGCCTTCGAAGGTTCGCGGTTGATCGGCTTTGGTCGGGTCATCTCGGATGATATTTTTCTTTTTCAGCTGACCGATGTCATGGTTCGGCCTGAATTCCGCAAACGCGGGATCGGGCTTCAGATTCTGAAGCAGCTTCTGGATGCCCTGCCTCCGAATGCGAATACGATTCGTATGATTGATGGTTTTATTAGTTCGTCGGTCTGGGAGAAGCTTGGCTATCACACCGTTCCTGCGGAACGGGTGATGTATGCGGTTTTGGAGAAGGACGATCCGAAGGTGAAGAAATCGTCCTGA
- a CDS encoding RluA family pseudouridine synthase: MDSSLTILFQDHHLVAVSKPARLPVASDHSGDETLLERVRAWNAARQEEGKKGYCVPIHFLDRPVSGLVLFGLSSKGAARLNEMFRKRQLNKIYVAIVEGIPRQPRGRLEHFLAKDKNSNLTRITGAKDPEAKRSILDYEVIATHGNRSWIRVEPETGRSHQIRVQLASLGTPIVGDGKYGSSMNWEGRIALHAFCLNLKHPVGGKPLTLEAPLPAYWNEIWPEPWPLQEMRQNHG; encoded by the coding sequence ATGGATTCATCCCTGACCATTCTCTTTCAAGATCATCACCTCGTGGCTGTCAGCAAGCCGGCGCGTTTGCCTGTGGCATCGGATCACAGTGGGGATGAGACCCTCTTGGAACGCGTGCGGGCCTGGAATGCCGCGCGGCAGGAGGAGGGGAAAAAGGGTTACTGCGTGCCCATCCACTTTCTGGATCGGCCGGTTTCTGGGCTGGTGCTGTTTGGATTGAGCAGCAAGGGGGCCGCGCGTTTGAATGAGATGTTCCGAAAGAGGCAGCTGAATAAAATTTATGTGGCCATTGTCGAGGGGATTCCGCGGCAGCCGCGCGGCCGACTCGAGCATTTTCTGGCCAAGGATAAAAATAGCAATCTGACCCGGATTACAGGGGCCAAGGATCCTGAGGCCAAGCGCAGTATCCTTGATTACGAAGTGATTGCGACCCACGGCAACCGCAGCTGGATCCGCGTGGAACCGGAAACCGGAAGGAGCCACCAGATTCGCGTGCAGCTGGCTTCGCTGGGAACGCCGATCGTTGGGGATGGGAAGTATGGGTCTTCCATGAACTGGGAAGGCCGTATTGCGCTGCATGCTTTTTGTTTGAATTTAAAACATCCTGTTGGCGGCAAGCCTTTGACTCTGGAAGCTCCTTTGCCCGCTTACTGGAACGAGATCTGGCCGGAACCCTGGCCGCTTCAGGAAATGAGACAGAATCATGGATAA
- a CDS encoding nucleotide pyrophosphohydrolase, translated as MDIAKLIAEIRQFSEERDWRQFHDPKNLAAAVSVESAELLEIFMWLTPEQSRKLPEDKMQNARDEIGDVLICLLNLADQLGIDAVDAALKKMDKNRAKYPVEKAKGLARKYDEL; from the coding sequence ATGGACATCGCAAAATTAATCGCAGAGATTCGGCAATTTTCAGAGGAACGCGACTGGCGGCAATTCCACGATCCCAAGAACCTGGCCGCTGCGGTCAGCGTGGAATCGGCCGAGCTTTTGGAAATCTTTATGTGGCTGACGCCCGAGCAAAGTCGGAAACTGCCCGAAGATAAAATGCAGAATGCCCGCGACGAAATCGGTGATGTCCTGATCTGTCTCCTGAATCTGGCGGATCAATTGGGAATCGATGCGGTGGATGCGGCTCTTAAGAAGATGGACAAAAACCGCGCGAAATATCCTGTTGAAAAAGCCAAAGGGCTCGCGCGGAAGTATGACGAACTCTGA